In the genome of Candidatus Kinetoplastibacterium desouzaii TCC079E, the window CTGTTATGTCTATATGTATGTCTTTAATTTCTACTATATATCCTACTATTAGAGCATTGAAATTTTCACCAGCACAAGTTTTAAATCATGTTAGATAATATAGTATTAAAAGCTGATAATATTTGTAAAACTTATATAGATGATAATAATAATTCTATTAATATTCTTAACGGGGTTAATCTTTGTATTAATAAATCTGAAATAGTAGTTGTTGTTGGTTCATCTGGTTCTGGTAAGAGTACTTTATTACATATATTAGGGTTATTAGATGTTCCGTCATCAGGATCTGTAATTATTCAAGGATTAAATACAGTAAATTTATCAGAAAAACAAAAAAGTATTTTACGTAATGTTAACCTAGGTTTTATATATCAGTTTCATCATTTATTGCCAGATTTGTCAGTATTAGATAATGTTTCTATGCCATTAATTATAAGAAGAAATTCATTTATACAGGCGCGTTATGAGGCTAAAATAATATTGGATTTAGTAGGGTTGTCAGATAAAGAAAATAGGATGCCTTATACTCTATCTGGAGGAGAGCGCCAAAGAGTAGCTATAGCACGTTCAATGGTAACTAAACCTGATTGTGTGTTGGCTGATGAACCTACAGGTAGTTTAGACAAGGTAAATGCATATAAAATGTTTGATTTATTTACACAATTAAGAAGCAATTTTGGTTCTAGTTTTCTTATAGCAACACATGATTCTGATCTAATTTCTATAGCAGATAGAAAGTTAATTTTAGAACATGGTACTTTGTTAGAATATTAAATTTTATAAAAGTAAATATAATTATTTTTTATTTAGATTGGTGATTGAGCAAGTAAAGAAAAGAAAAAATTAAATCGATAAAATAATCTTTTGTTTTTATTATTTATTTTTATAAATTTCCCGGTTAATGAATTGAGTTACTCCAACATTTTAATAGATTTACATTGTCATTCTAATATTTCTGATGGACTTTTGTCTCCTGAGGAATTAGCACATGAGGTATTTGAACGTCGAATAAAAATCTGGTCATTAACTGATCACGATACTACTGAAGGATTATTAAGGGCGGAGTCTGAGTCTAAAAATCTAAATTTATTTTTTATCAATGGTGTGGAAATTTCATCCACATGGAATGATAAAGTTATACATATACTAGGTTTAAATATTGATTATAAAAATACATTATTGCTTAATCTTTTGGAAAAAAATAGAAATTTAAGAGAAGAGAGAGCTTTTTTAATTAGTAAATATTTAGACAGTTTAGGTTTTGTTGGTTCAGTTGATTTTATTTTATCTCATTTAAAGGTATGTAATTTTATTGGAAGGATGAATTTTGCTAGATTTTTAGTTTTTAAGGGTTATTGTAAAAATATCAAACAAGCTTTTTCTAAATATTTATCTGATAAAAAAGTTGGAAATATAAATACTAAATATCCTTCTATAGATCAAGTGATATTTTCAATTAAATCTTCAGGTGGTAAGGCATTTATAGCCCATCCATTTAAGTATATGTTTACTAACAATGATCTTTATACATTGATGAATCAATTTTCTAAGTTGGGTGGGGACGGTATAGAATTTCCTTTGATGGCTAATAAACACAATTATAAATTAACTATGGATCTAATTACTAGATATAATTTTTTGATTTCGTATGGTTCAGATTTTCACTCACATAAAGATGATTTAATGACTTTAGAAAAATATTCTAGTATTCCCAATAATCTTAAAAAAGCATGGTGGGATAGCTGATGTTTTTTTGTAACTATTTCATTGTATGATTAAAAATATTTCTTAATTTTTATAAATCATGTTTATTAATTACGTGTTAGAATAAAAGAAATATTTATTGGTTTAATTACATTAAATAATATTATTTAATTTTATTTCCAAGGTAAGATTTATATCGTGCTAATAGTTCAAAATTTATCAGGTTCATCAGCCATTTCTGATTTTCGTCGTCAAAACTTATTATCTAAATTAAATCTTTTAGGAGTTGAAGTATCAAATATAAATGCTCACTATGAGCATTTTATTCTGACAAATGAACATTTGTCAGAAAGCAATAATAATTTATTATCAAAATTATTAGAGTATGGTTCTAAATATTCTATAGAAAGTTTAGATGGTTATAAATTAGAATTATTAGTTTTACCACGTTTAGGAACAGTTTCACCATGGTCTAGTAAAGCAACTGATATTGCTCATAATTGTGGTTTAAATTCTGTAAGGCGTATAGAAAGAGGAATTCGTTATATCTTCTCATTTAAAAATGATTTGTCTAGTATTTCTGATGAGGATTTAAAAATATTATTGGATTGTGTGCATGATAGAATGACAGAAACTGTTGTCGATTCTGATTTTAATTTTGAAGAATTGTTTTCCTATAGTATTAGGAATGCTATGAGTACAGTACCTCTTATGAAAGAGGGTCGTGTTTCTTTAGATAAAGCAAATAAAGACCTTGGATTGGCTTTGTCTGAAGATGAAATTGATTATTTGGAAAAATCATTTTGTGATTTAAAAAGAGATCCAACGGATGTTGAGCTTATAATGTTTGCTCAAGCTAATAGTGAGCATTGCAGACATAAGATTTTTAATGCAAAGTGGTCCATAGACAATAAAGAACAAGAAAAGACCTTGTTTGAAATGATTAAAGACACTCATAATAATCAACCAAAAGGGACTATTGTTGCTTATTCTGATAATTCTGCAATTATGGAAGGTAGAAATTTAAATAATTTTAGATCATCTTATTCATCTGCAGAAAACAAGTTTGTATATAGCAAGTCTCAAACTATGTTGCACAATATTATGAAGGTTGAAACTCATAATCATCCAACAGCTATTTCTCCATTTCAAGGATCTTCTACTGGAGCCGGTGGTGAAATAAGAGATGAAGGAGCAACTGGACGAGGATCTAAGCCTAAAGCTGGTCTTACTGGTTTTACTGTTTCTCATTTGAGATTTAATGATTTGATACAGCCATGGGAAGAAGATTTTTATAAAATTCCGAGTCGTATATCTAGCCCATTGTCTATAATGATAGATGCTCCTTTAGGAGGAGCATCTTTTAATAACGAATTTGGACGACCAAATATTCTTGGTTATTTTAGATCATTTGAGCAGACTATAGGCAATGTGCATTGGGGGTATCATAAACCAATTATGTTAGCAGGTGGATTGGGGATAATAGATGCAAATTTAACCCATAAGAAAAGCATTCCTGAAGGAGCTCTATTGTTGCAATTGGGAGGTCCTGGTTTTCGTATTGGTATGGGTGGTGGTGCAGCATCTAGTATTTCTATAGGTGCTAATATTGAGAAATTGGATTTTAATTCTGTTCAAAGAGCTAATCCTGAAATTGAGAGAAGAGCTCAGGAAGTTATTGATCGTTGTTGGCAACAAGGGGAAAATAATCCAATATTGTCAATTCATGATGTTGGTGCAGGGGGGTTGTCAAATGCTTTTCCAGAACTAATTAATGATTCTAGAATGGGTGGTGTATTTGATTTAAATAGAATACCAGTAGAAGAGAATGGTATGTCTCCTGCTGAAATTTGGACTAATGAGTCTCAAGAGAGGTACGTGTTAGCTATTCTGCCTGAAAATTTAGAAAAATTTGGCATTATAGCTGCTAGAGAACGTTGCCCTTATAGTATAATAGGGGTTGCGATTAATGATCGACATTTGTATTTATTAGAAGGAAATAGTCATTCTAGTATTGATAGTCTTTTAAATATAAAGAAAGATATTAAGCAAAATAATCCAATTGATTTGCCTTTGAATATTATTCTTGGTAAACCACCTCGTCTAATAAAAAATGTTAAACATTCCTTGTATAAAAGTGATTCTTTAAATATTCAGAATGTTGTTTTGGATGATGCTATATCTAGAGTATTGAGTCATCCTACTGTGGCTAATAAATCATTCTTGATTAATATAGGGGATCGTTCTGTTGGTGGATTAGTAGCTAGAGATCAAATGATTGGTCCTTGGCAAATTCCTGTTTCTGATTGTGCAGTTACATTGGGAAGCTATGATTGTTTTTCTGGTGAGGCAATTGCTATAGGGGAGCGTTCTCCTATAGCAATTGTTAATTCTTCTGCTTCTGTGCGTTTATCTATTTCTGAGTCATTAACTAATTTAGTTGCTGCTGATGTTAAAAATATAGATGATATAAAATTATCTGCAAATTGGATGGCTTCTTGTGGTGATGATGGACAAGATGCCAGTTTATATGATGCTGTATCATCCGCTAGTAATTTTTGTAAAAAAATAGGACTTTCCATACCTGTTGGTAAAGATTCTTTATCTATGAAAACTATAACTGATGATAATTTGCATGTTGTTTCACCAGTTTCATTAATTGTTTCTGCTTTTTCTCCTGTTACTGATGTTAGGAAAACTCTAACTCCTCAATTAAAGAAAGATTTTAATACTAAATTAATATATATAGATCTGGGTTTTGCTAAAAATCGTTTAGGTGGTTCTATTTTAGCTCAAGTTTATAATCAATTTGGTAATGAAGTTCCTGATATAGATGATCCTTTAAAGTTAAAAGACTTTTTTTATGCTATAAGATCTCTTGCTGATAAGAATATGATTCTAGCATATCATGATAGATCAGATGGAGGTTTGTTTACTACTATTGCTGAGATGTCTTTTGCTGGACATATTGGTGTTTCTATTAATCTAGATGATTTGATTACTTCTAACAGTGATGAAAGTATTCTTAGATTATTATTTTCTGAAGAATTAGGGGCTGTTATTCAGATTCCTAGTGACTTATATAATGATGTAATGAATTGTCTTTCAGATTTTAATATATCTTCTAATTCTTATTTGTTAGGTTCTATAAATAAAGATGATAGTTTTGATATAAATTACAAGAATAAGATTATATGGAAAAAAGATCGTTCAGATTTAGGTTTAAAATGGAGTGATGTCGGTTATAGAATTTCTTCTTTGAGAGATAATCCTGAGTGTTCTAAGGAAGAATTAGATTTATGGAATGACAAAGAAGATCCTGGATTAAATCCGTTTCTATCTTTTGATTTTATGAAAGATAGTGATGTTGTTGCACCATATATTAATAAAAAGATACGTCCTAAAGTAGCTATATTGAGAGAACAAGGATGTAATAGTCATGTTGAAATGGCTTGGGCTTTTGATCAGGTTGGATTTACAGCGATAGATGTTCATATGACTGATTTGCTAAATAAAAAAGTAGATCTTTCTGATATGAATGGGTTAGTTGCTGTTGGTGGTTTTAGTTATGGCGATGTTTTAGGGGCAGGTGAAGGTTGGGCTCGTAGTATTCTTTTTAATAATTTATTACGTGATCAATTTTCTTCTTTCTTTTCTAATAAAAATACTTTCTCTCTTGGGGTATGTAATGGATGTCAAATGATGACTGCTTTATCTTCTATTATTCCTGGAGCAGATCATTGGCCTAGATTTACTCGTAACAAATCAGAAAAATATGAATCTCGTTTGTCAATGGTAGAAATTTCTCCTTCGCCTTCTATTTTTTTTCAAGGAATGACTGGATCAAGAATTCCTATAGTAGTTGCTCATGGTGAAGGTTATGCTGATTTTTCTCAATTTGGAAATATAGATCTTGTTTGTACTGCAGCTCGTTTTGTAGATAATAGAGGTAATATTACAGAATCATATCCAATGAATCCTAATGGTAGTCCTTCTGGTATAACAGCTGTTACTACAGATGATGGTAGAGTTACAGTTATGATGCCTCATCCTGAAAGAGTATCGCGTAATATTATGTTTTCATGGGCTCCTTCTAGCTGGCTTGATCATAGTGATCATAGTCCTTGGATGTATTTTTTTAAAAATGCTAGAACTTGGCTTTCTTAATCAAATTATTAAATACTGATAGTATCAGACATAAAAATATTTCTGATACATCAGTATTTATTCTATGTTTTGGGATTGTTCTCTTATTTTTTCTATAATCAATTTTATATCTATAGCATAGTGTGATATTTTTATATTTGTTGATTTAGAACCTAATGTGTTTATTTCTCTACCCATCTCTTGGGTTAAGTATTCTATTTTTTTACCAATAATTGTTTCATTTTTTAAATGAGTAATATTGAGAATTTCTTGTAAATGTATTCTTAATCTATCTAATTCTTCTGAAATATCAGTTTTTAATGCATTTACAGAAGATTCTTTAAATATTCTTTCTTTTATTTCTATGCTACTTATAGTGGTTAATCCGTTAGGAAATAACTCATTAATATTATTTTCTATTTTTTTAGAAAGCTTTTCTTGGTATTTTGATACATCTTCATCAATATATAATTCTATTTTTTTTATTATGGTGCTTATATCCTCAACATATTTTTTTATGATTTTAGAAAGATGTGATCCTTCTCTGATTCTATCTTTTTGCAAGTTATTTATTGCTTCAATTATTGCTGAGTTTATGATGTTTTCATTTATTTCCATATTTTCATATAATAATTGATCTTTATTTTTATAAAAAATATTGATAATCTCTGAAGAGTTTGGTGGTGAGGTATTGGGTATATTTTGTTTGATGTAATTTAGATGATTATTAATTTTTTTTATGAATTTTTCAAAATCATTATCTAATTTATTTCTTTTGTGGCCTATTTTTACTTCTATTTTTCCTCTTAAAATATTTTCTGTAATAGAGCTTCTAATTTGTTTCTCAATATGGCTATATGTTTCTGGAATGTTTATTTTGATATCTAGAAATCTGCTATTTAAACTACGTATTTCTATGAATAATGTTTCGTTCTCATTAATTTTTATTTGTGAGCTCCCAAAACCTGTCATACTATGCATATCTGTAATCACTTTATATTATGTTTTTTAAAATATTTTAGTCTATTATAATTTTTTATTAGACTATATGGTGACTTTATTTATAGGATGGGTTTATATATGAGTATTGTTCGTCCTTGTGGAAGATCATTTGATGAGATTCGCCCTGTTAAGATAGATAGACATTTTACTAATAATTCACAAGGATCTGTTCTAATAAGTATAGGAAATACTATTGTTCTTTGTACTGCTAATATTGTAGAAGGAGTTCCTGATTTTATAAAAGGTCAAAGAAAAGGATGGTTAACAGCTGAATATAGTATGTTGCCTGGATCAACTAATTCTAGAGTTAGTAGAGAGTCAGTAGTAGGCAAACAGAATGCTAGAACTCAAGAGATACAAAGATTTATTGGTCGTAGTTTAAGATCAGCATTTGATTTGAGTTTTTTGGGAGATAATACTATTAGAATAGATTGTGATGTTTTGCAAGCTGATGGTGGAACAAGATGTATTAGTATAACTGGTGCTTATATTGCTGTTATTGAAGCAATTTCATGGTTTAATAAAAAATATACAATTATAAATAATCCTATTGTTGAAAATATAGCAGCTATTTCTGTTGGTATTGTTGATAATAATATTTTATTAGACATGAACTATGAAGAAGATTCAAATTGTGAAGTAGACATGAATATTGTTATGAGTAACAGTGGTAATTTTATTGAAATACAATCTTCCAGTGAGAAGAAAACATTTGATAAAAGAAAATTGGATTTAATGTTATCTCTTGCAGAGAAAGGTATCTTAGAATTAATCTCTTATTATTAAGATAAAATCAATTATTTATTGAGGTGTTTTGTGAAGCCTAATATTGTTTCTTCATTAGACTCTTGGTTAAGTTATTTAGAATCAATACATCCTAAGAGTATTGACTTGAGTTTAGATCGCATAAAAATTGTTGCTGATGCTATGAATATTAGTATCAAAGCTATTAAGTTTATTATAGGTGGCACTAATGGTAAAGGATCGACATGTGCATTCTTAGAGTCTTTTTTATTGGAATCTGGTTATGCTGTTGGTCTATATACTTCACCTCATATAGTTTTGTTTAATGAACGTATTCGAGTTAATGGTAATTCTGTTGAAGATGAAGAAATTGTAGAAAACTTGTCTTATGTAGATAAATGCCGTGGAAAAATATCATTGACATATTTTGAGTTTACAACGTTGGCTGCTTTAAATATTTTTTCTAAAAATAATTTAGATGTTCTAATACTAGAAATAGGTTTAGGAGGAAGATTAGATGCTGTAAATATAATTGATGCAGATTGTTCTATTGTCACTAATATTGGGATTGATCATATTGAATGGCTAGGTGATACAAGAGATTTTATTGCAAAAGAAAAAGCTTTTATATATAGAAGTAATAAGCCTGCTATATGTGGAGATTTCTCTCCACCAGATTCTTTGTTAAATCATGCTTCTGAAATAAATACTAATTTATATTTAATAAATAAAGACTTTCAATATGAAATTGATATAGCAAACAGGGAATGGTCATATTTTGGTATTAATTATATATTTAAAAAACTACCTTTTCCAAAGATTTTTGGAGATAATCAAATTATAAATGCTTCTGTTGCTTTGGCTGCTTTAGATTTGTTAAATTATTACTTACCTGTTCAATATAAAAATATTTGCAGTGGAATTGAAAAAACATTTGTTCCTGGTCGTTTCCAGATAATATCAACTAACCCATCAATAATTATTGATGTTGCTCATAATTCTCATGCAGCAAGCATTCTTTCAAAAAATTTGCAGGCTATGGGTAGTTTTTCTAAAACATATGCTGTTATAGGAATGCTTAAAGATAAAGATTTAATAGACGTAATTAAAAAAACATCAATAAATATAGATTATTGGTATTGTGCTAGCACATATGGTTCAAGAGGATTAAAAGCTTCAGATCTATCACATGTTATAAATAAAACTATTGATTCTAATGATGTAATTACATATGATTTTAGTAGTCCATATCAAGCCTTATGTGCTGTTTTAAGTAAAGCTAGTGAGCAAGATAGAATAATAGTATTTGGTTCATTCACAACTGTTGCTGATATTTATAATAATATTCATCATATTTTATGAGCAATGTGTTATTGTTAATAATTACATAATATGGTTTGTATAGTGTTTTTATAATAATTTTGAAACAAATGATTATATCAATATTATTATTTGTTTTTTTGTGTATAGCAAATGTGTTGTTATAAATGAAAATATTTTTATTTTTAAAACAATAAATTATATAAAACAATAAATAAGGTATGTCTTTTATTCTAGAGATGCTGTTTTTTTAGATATTAACAATCTGAATTGTTAGTAGAAAAGAAGGTTTTAAAAAGTGAAATAGTATATTTTATTAAAACAAATTAGTCGTTATTGAATATAGTTATAAATAGCATGTGATAAAGAAAATAAAAAAATGAAGATTATATTTAAATTATTTTTTACATATTCTTTAAATTCTTAAAAGAATGCAGATAAAACTAGTAACTATATATTTAATTTTTCTATAAAACTATTTAGTGTAAAACTGTGAATTTTCTTGATTATATTTTTTTGATTATATTATTTCTTTCTTCCTTAATAGGGTTTTTTCGTGGTTTTATAAAAGAGTTTTTGTCTTTATCTGCTTATTTGGTTTCATTTGTAGTTGCAGTTTTATTTGCTCCTATTTTTAGTTGTTATTTAAATAATCATATAGAATCTTTATTTATAAAAGATTCTATATCTTATATAAGCACCTTTATAGTTTCTTTAATTCTTTGTTCTTTAGTTAGTAGCATGTTATCTTATTTTATATGCCAAATTGGCATTGCTAATGTAGATAGATTTCTTGGAATGATATTTGGCTTATTACGAGGAATGTTTTTAATTGTATTAATAGTTTTGTTTTGTTGTTGTATTAATTTGTCTCAAGAAAATTGGTGGAATAATGGTATTTTTATAGATCCTATAATGATGTTCATTGAGGATATTAAATTATATATACCATATTCTTACAAATTAAAAGATTGGCTTCCTTAATTTATTCAGGAAAAATAATTATGTGTGGAATTGTTGGTGTTATTGGACGTAGTCAGGTTAATCAGCTTTTATATGATGGTCTTTTACTTTTACAACATAGAGGTCAAGATGCTGCAGGTATTGCAACAGCAAACAATGGTTTGTTTAACCTTCATAAATCACATGGTCTTGTAAGGGATGTTTTTAAAACTCAAAACATGCTTTCTTTGCCTGGATTCCAAGGAATAGGTCAAGTTCGTTATCCTACAGCTGGTTCTAATAATAGCGAACATGAAGCACAACCATTTTATGTTAATGCTCCATTTGGAATTATGTTTGCTCACAATGGTAATTTAACAAACTGGAAAGAATTGAGAGAAGCTTTATATAAAAAAGATCAGCGACATATAAATACAAATTCCGATTCAGAGGTGTTATTAAATGTATTTGCTCACGAATTACATTCTGTATCGAATGGTATTTCTTTAGATGAAAATGCAATTTTTAAAGCTGTGGCTAATTTACATAAACAAGTTCGTGGTGCATATGCTGTTGTATCATTAATAGCTGGTTATGGTTTGGTCGCTTTTCGTGATATATATGGAATCAGACCTTTATGTATAGGTCGTCAGGATACAGATAAAGGTGTGGAATGGATGATTGCATCTGAGTCTGTAGCATTAGAAGGTAATGGTTTCAAGTTTGTAAGAGATGTAGCTCCTGGTGAAGCTGTATTCATAGATTTAGATGGAAATTTTTTTAGTAAAGTTTGTTCTAATGAGAGTGTTTTAACTCCTTGTATATTTGAATATATTTATTTTGCTAGACCTGATTCTTTTATAGATGGAGTATCTGTATATGATACACGTTTACGTATGGGAGAATATTTGGCTAAGAAAATTTCTAAGGAAATTAGTTCTGGTGATATTGATGTGGTTATACCTATACCTGATTCTTCCAGACCGGCTGCTATGCAATTAGCAGATTCTTTAAATTTAAACTATAAAGAAGGTTTGATTAAGAATCGTTATGTTGGTAGAACATTTATCATGCCAGGACAAGCAGTGCGCAGAAAATCTGTAAGGCAAAAATTAAATGCTATTGGGTCGGAATTTAAAAATAAAAATGTATTACTGGTAGATGATTCTATTGTTAGAGGAACAACAAGTAAAGAAATTGTAGAAATGGCAAGATCTGTTGGGGCCAAGAAGGTTTATTTTGCATCTGCAGCTTCTCAAATTAGATATCAAAATGTATATGGTATAGACATGCCAACTCAAAATGAATTGGTAGCTTCTAATAGAAGTGATGAAGAGGTAAGAAGATTTATAGGAGCAGATCATTTAATTTATCAAGATATAGATGACATGAAACAAGCTGTTAGAGATATAAAACCATCATTATCTAATTTTGAAGCTTCTTGTTTTGACGGGATTTATATAACGGGAGATGTTAATCCTGAATATTTATCTAAATTAAGTAATAGTAGAGTTTCTTAAAAAATCTATATATAATAATATAACAAAATAACACAATCGATGATTGTTAAGTTATTTTGTTATATTAATTCTAATTTAGTTCTTTCTTAGAGCAATTGAAAATGAGATTATAGTTAAAACTACAAACAAAGATAAACTCCAAATAAAATACTCTATTCCAAGTAGAATAACTGGATCATCTGCGCAAGAGGAGTATATATTAAATAACCAAGGCATTGCTGAATCAAATCCTGTGTTACTAATGATCTTATCTGCAGGAGTAATAACACATGATAAATTTTCAGAATGGAGTGCATTCTGAAGTAATGCTGCTATGATTCCCATGATACTAAGGATTCCTACTATAACTGCTACTATTTTGGATATCATAGTGTTTTTTATAAAGTAAGCAAAGAATGAAATTATTCCTATAAAGAAGAATAGCAGTCTTTGTACAACGCACCATGCACATGGTTGCATATCAAAAATATGTTGGGATATTAAAGCTGCCCCTAAAGATATTATACATAGAGTTGATATGAAAAGAAAAAGTTTGTCACCTAAATACTGTTTCATAGTAGTCTTTGTTTAGTACATAGAGATATTGATTTCTTTATCTCTATGTAGTTTGTATTATTATAATCTTTTATAAGAATGTGTTTACCAATCCTTGCACGCCTGCCCAGCAAACTTGAACTCCTAGGCAAAGCATAATAAATGCAGACAATCTCATAAATACTGCTGTACCACTTTCACCTAATTTATTTAGCATTTGTGAAGCAAACTTCATACAAATATAAAGAGTAAACGTGGCTAATAATATAGCAGGAACAGCACCTGAAAATTTTAGTAATGCATTAGAAAAATTTTCATCTAAGATGGATACTCCAACAGTGATTGCTCCAGCAATTGCACCAGGACCAAAAGTTACTGGAAAGGTAAGAGGATAAAAAGATTTAGAATTCGCTTTTTCTAAAGACATTGAGTTGTCCTGTGATGAATCATTTGATTTTTCATCAGATGCTGTGACAAGATTCCAGGCGCTATACATAATCAAAACTCCACCACCTATTCTCACTATAGGTAGAGAGATTCCGAATAATGCTAATATAGCGTTTCCTATTATCATAGTTGATATTAACATTATAGAAACATTAATGGCTACTTTTTTTGCTAGCATAACTCTTATTTCTTGAGAAGCTCCTTCGGTCATAGATAGAAATATTGGCGCAATGGCAGGAGGGTTTAAAAATGGCAATAGTGTTGCCAATGTAAATAAAAAACTTTTTATTAATGGAAATGAGGTATCTAACATAATAATATTATAGAAAAATTAAAATAATTTGTTTTGTTTTATGTAATTAAATATACATAGTATAGATTAATTGCCTGTTTTATTTGGCTATATTTATATAATTTGAATAAGTATTCATAGATAATTAATCCCTGACTAAGCAGAGTATCGTTATCTTTTATATCATATAGATACTCCTAATGTTATGTGCACTATCACTATGTGAATAATGCAATTGTTATTCATATAACCTAAGAAATTCTACTCATATTATCGTTTTGATAATATATTCAACTATTTTAGTAAAGATAACACAATTAGAGTATTCAGGAAATTATTAAAAAAAACTTATTGTTAAATATTTTTTATAAAATTTGGAGTTGATTTCATTTTTGGTGATATTGTTAGAATTTCATAGCCTTCATTTGTTACACATATAGTATGTTCCCATTGAGCTGAGATGCTATGATCTTTTGTTACAACTGTCCATCCATCTCCAAGATGCTTAATTTCTTTTCTACCAGCATTTATCATAGGTTCTATAGTAATAAGCATTCCTGTTTTTAAGAAATCACCCGTATTAGGTTTTCCATAATGTAAGACTTGAGGATCCTCATGAAAATTTCTTCCTATTCCATGTCCACAGTATTCACGTACTACTGAAAATCCATTAGATTCAGCATGAGTTTGTATCGCATAACCTATATCACCTAATCTTGCCCCATTACGAACTTTTTG includes:
- a CDS encoding ABC transporter ATP-binding protein, which codes for MLDNIVLKADNICKTYIDDNNNSINILNGVNLCINKSEIVVVVGSSGSGKSTLLHILGLLDVPSSGSVIIQGLNTVNLSEKQKSILRNVNLGFIYQFHHLLPDLSVLDNVSMPLIIRRNSFIQARYEAKIILDLVGLSDKENRMPYTLSGGERQRVAIARSMVTKPDCVLADEPTGSLDKVNAYKMFDLFTQLRSNFGSSFLIATHDSDLISIADRKLILEHGTLLEY
- a CDS encoding PHP domain-containing protein, with protein sequence MSYSNILIDLHCHSNISDGLLSPEELAHEVFERRIKIWSLTDHDTTEGLLRAESESKNLNLFFINGVEISSTWNDKVIHILGLNIDYKNTLLLNLLEKNRNLREERAFLISKYLDSLGFVGSVDFILSHLKVCNFIGRMNFARFLVFKGYCKNIKQAFSKYLSDKKVGNINTKYPSIDQVIFSIKSSGGKAFIAHPFKYMFTNNDLYTLMNQFSKLGGDGIEFPLMANKHNYKLTMDLITRYNFLISYGSDFHSHKDDLMTLEKYSSIPNNLKKAWWDS
- the purL gene encoding phosphoribosylformylglycinamidine synthase → MLIVQNLSGSSAISDFRRQNLLSKLNLLGVEVSNINAHYEHFILTNEHLSESNNNLLSKLLEYGSKYSIESLDGYKLELLVLPRLGTVSPWSSKATDIAHNCGLNSVRRIERGIRYIFSFKNDLSSISDEDLKILLDCVHDRMTETVVDSDFNFEELFSYSIRNAMSTVPLMKEGRVSLDKANKDLGLALSEDEIDYLEKSFCDLKRDPTDVELIMFAQANSEHCRHKIFNAKWSIDNKEQEKTLFEMIKDTHNNQPKGTIVAYSDNSAIMEGRNLNNFRSSYSSAENKFVYSKSQTMLHNIMKVETHNHPTAISPFQGSSTGAGGEIRDEGATGRGSKPKAGLTGFTVSHLRFNDLIQPWEEDFYKIPSRISSPLSIMIDAPLGGASFNNEFGRPNILGYFRSFEQTIGNVHWGYHKPIMLAGGLGIIDANLTHKKSIPEGALLLQLGGPGFRIGMGGGAASSISIGANIEKLDFNSVQRANPEIERRAQEVIDRCWQQGENNPILSIHDVGAGGLSNAFPELINDSRMGGVFDLNRIPVEENGMSPAEIWTNESQERYVLAILPENLEKFGIIAARERCPYSIIGVAINDRHLYLLEGNSHSSIDSLLNIKKDIKQNNPIDLPLNIILGKPPRLIKNVKHSLYKSDSLNIQNVVLDDAISRVLSHPTVANKSFLINIGDRSVGGLVARDQMIGPWQIPVSDCAVTLGSYDCFSGEAIAIGERSPIAIVNSSASVRLSISESLTNLVAADVKNIDDIKLSANWMASCGDDGQDASLYDAVSSASNFCKKIGLSIPVGKDSLSMKTITDDNLHVVSPVSLIVSAFSPVTDVRKTLTPQLKKDFNTKLIYIDLGFAKNRLGGSILAQVYNQFGNEVPDIDDPLKLKDFFYAIRSLADKNMILAYHDRSDGGLFTTIAEMSFAGHIGVSINLDDLITSNSDESILRLLFSEELGAVIQIPSDLYNDVMNCLSDFNISSNSYLLGSINKDDSFDINYKNKIIWKKDRSDLGLKWSDVGYRISSLRDNPECSKEELDLWNDKEDPGLNPFLSFDFMKDSDVVAPYINKKIRPKVAILREQGCNSHVEMAWAFDQVGFTAIDVHMTDLLNKKVDLSDMNGLVAVGGFSYGDVLGAGEGWARSILFNNLLRDQFSSFFSNKNTFSLGVCNGCQMMTALSSIIPGADHWPRFTRNKSEKYESRLSMVEISPSPSIFFQGMTGSRIPIVVAHGEGYADFSQFGNIDLVCTAARFVDNRGNITESYPMNPNGSPSGITAVTTDDGRVTVMMPHPERVSRNIMFSWAPSSWLDHSDHSPWMYFFKNARTWLS
- a CDS encoding YicC family protein, translated to MHSMTGFGSSQIKINENETLFIEIRSLNSRFLDIKINIPETYSHIEKQIRSSITENILRGKIEVKIGHKRNKLDNDFEKFIKKINNHLNYIKQNIPNTSPPNSSEIINIFYKNKDQLLYENMEINENIINSAIIEAINNLQKDRIREGSHLSKIIKKYVEDISTIIKKIELYIDEDVSKYQEKLSKKIENNINELFPNGLTTISSIEIKERIFKESSVNALKTDISEELDRLRIHLQEILNITHLKNETIIGKKIEYLTQEMGREINTLGSKSTNIKISHYAIDIKLIIEKIREQSQNIE
- the rph gene encoding ribonuclease PH, which encodes MSIVRPCGRSFDEIRPVKIDRHFTNNSQGSVLISIGNTIVLCTANIVEGVPDFIKGQRKGWLTAEYSMLPGSTNSRVSRESVVGKQNARTQEIQRFIGRSLRSAFDLSFLGDNTIRIDCDVLQADGGTRCISITGAYIAVIEAISWFNKKYTIINNPIVENIAAISVGIVDNNILLDMNYEEDSNCEVDMNIVMSNSGNFIEIQSSSEKKTFDKRKLDLMLSLAEKGILELISYY